In a single window of the Papaver somniferum cultivar HN1 chromosome 8, ASM357369v1, whole genome shotgun sequence genome:
- the LOC113302057 gene encoding uncharacterized protein LOC113302057 — translation MVEKNSNCDKLYGEEYERDELLVEIILKTIGPARPSRIQVPSIIKVHRLRSLIAENHRLPIEQLKLILRGQILHNTKHGEDVQLHLKEGDSLIVAVKPIPPAKHIGDGFDDDDNEELIPTPQLTSWWKRRLFSFLNEKLKVPNIVLMAIFSINLKAWAVIILWFALAPLAYRWDLGPLYILGTGFAIILLNLGQRQHGDLSAYSIFNEDFRELPGTLNADRLDRDIRAGQF, via the exons ATGGTGGAGAAGAATAGTAATTGTGATAAACTTTATGGAGAAGAATATGAAAGAGATGAGTTGTTAGTGGAAATAATTCTGAAAACAATAGGTCCTGCTCGTCCTTCTCGAATCCAAGTCCCATCGATCATCAAA GTCCACCGTTTGAGAAGTTTGATTGCGGAGAATCATCGTTTACCGATTGAACAGTTAAAGCTGATTTTGAGAGGCCAGATTCTGCACAACACAAAACATGGGGAGGATGTACAACTGCATCTGAAAGAAGGAG ATTCCCTCATAGTTGCTGTTAAACCAATTCCTCCTGCTAAGCACATTGGAGATGGCTTTGATGATGACGATAATGAAGAACTG ATACCAACTCCACAATTAACAAGTTGGTGGAAGAGAAGGCTGTTCTCCTTTCTTAATGAGAAATTGAAGGTGCCAA ATATTGTGTTGATGGCAATTTTCTCTATCAATCTAAAGGCCTGGGCTGTTATCATCTTATGGTTTGCATTGGCACCCCTTGCATACAGATGGGATCTAGGACCTTTATAT ATACTTGGGACAGGGTTTGCCATTATTCTCCTAAATCTTGGCCAAAGGCAACATGGTGATTTGAG TGCATATTCAATTTTCAACGAAGATTTTAGGGAGCTTCCTGGGACACTTAATGCTGATCGCCTTGACAGAGACATACGGGCAGGTCAATTTTGA
- the LOC113302056 gene encoding phosphatidate cytidylyltransferase 1-like isoform X1 produces the protein MLFNSSPQSVEARSIKTMQKENISNAPSTPSGRLRHRRRSHETLLDPNKANGGHLLVNDQNKYKSMLIRAYSSVWMIGGFAFIIYMGHLYIWAMVVVIQIFMAKELFCLLRKAHEDSHLPGFRLLNWHFFFTAMLFVYGRILSQQLVNTVTSDKFLYKLVSGLIKYQMFICYFLYIAGFMWFILTLKKKMYKYQFGQYAWTHMILIVVFTQSAFTVANIFEGIFWFLLPASLIVINDIAAYIFGFFFGKTPLIKLSPKKTWEGFIGASVTTILSAFALANVMGRFQWLTCPRKDLSTGWLYCDPGSLYKPDIYSLAAWLPEWFPWKEVSVLPVQFHALCLGLFASIIAPFGGFFASGFKRAFKIKDFGDSIPGHGGITDRMDCQMVMAVFAYIYHQSFVVPQSFSAEIILDQILRNLSYEEQRALYMKLGQIFLERQFG, from the exons ATGCTGTTTAACTCATCACCGCAATCAGTAG AAGCAAGAAGTATAAAGACAATGCAAAAGGAAAACATTTCCAATGCTCCGTCAACCCCATCTGGGAGACTGAGGCATCGCAGGCGCTCACATGAG ACTCTTCTTGACCCGAATAAAGCAAATGGAGGTCATTTACTTGTCAATGACCAGAACAAATATAAGTCGATGTTGATCCGTGCATACTCGTCTGTGTGGATGATTGGGGGCTTTGCATTTATCATCTACATGGGCCATCTCTATATCTGGGCCATGGTTGTTGTGATCCAAATCTTTATGGCGAAGGAGTTATTTTGTTTACTCAGAAAAGCTCATGAAGATAGCCACCTTCCAGGATTTAGGCTTTTGAATTG GCATTTTTTCTTCACCGCAATGTTATTTGTCTATGGCCGTATCCTCAGTCAACAACTAGTCAACACCGTGACATCTGATAAATTCTTATACAAGCTTGTCAGCGGCCTCATTAAGTATCAAATGTTCATTTGTTATTTCTTATACATTGCAG GATTTATGTGGTTCATTCTTAccttgaagaagaagatgtacaAGTATCAGTTCGGCCAGTATGCATGGACACATATGATTCTAATTGTTGTGTTCACTCAGTCAGCTTTCACTGTTGCAAATATTTTTGAAGGAATTTTCTG GTTTCTTTTGCCAGCATCACTTATTGTTATCAACGACATTGCTGCATACATATTTGGTTTTTTCTTTGGGAAAACCCCTTTGATCAAGCTATCTCCAAAGAAAACCTGGGAGGGTTTTATTGGTGCATCTGTTACAACTATACTGTCTGCATTTGCA CTAGCAAATGTCATGGGCCGTTTCCAGTGGCTTACATGCCCTAGGAAG GATTTATCAACTGGCTGGCTTTACTGTGATCCTGGTTCCCTATATAAGCCCGATATTTATTCTTTGGCTGCGTGGCTTCCTGAATGG TTTCCATGGAAAGAGGTATCTGTTTTGCCAGTGCAGTTTCATGCTCTTTGTCTTGGTCTATTTGCTTCAATTATAGCACCGTTTGGAGGTTTTTTCGCTAGTGGGTTCAAAAGAGCGTTTAAAATCAAG GATTTTGGCGATAGTATCCCTGGACATGGTGGCATTACAGATAGGATGGATTGCCAG ATGGTGATGGCtgtatttgcatatatatatcaTCAGTCTTTTGTCGTACCTCAGAGCTTTTCTGCCGAGATAATCTTGGATCAG ATATTGAGAAACCTTAGTTACGAGGAACAACGGGCTTTATATATGAAGCTAGGGCAGATCTTTCTCGAGCGGCAAttcggttga
- the LOC113302056 gene encoding phosphatidate cytidylyltransferase 1-like isoform X2 encodes MQKENISNAPSTPSGRLRHRRRSHETLLDPNKANGGHLLVNDQNKYKSMLIRAYSSVWMIGGFAFIIYMGHLYIWAMVVVIQIFMAKELFCLLRKAHEDSHLPGFRLLNWHFFFTAMLFVYGRILSQQLVNTVTSDKFLYKLVSGLIKYQMFICYFLYIAGFMWFILTLKKKMYKYQFGQYAWTHMILIVVFTQSAFTVANIFEGIFWFLLPASLIVINDIAAYIFGFFFGKTPLIKLSPKKTWEGFIGASVTTILSAFALANVMGRFQWLTCPRKDLSTGWLYCDPGSLYKPDIYSLAAWLPEWFPWKEVSVLPVQFHALCLGLFASIIAPFGGFFASGFKRAFKIKDFGDSIPGHGGITDRMDCQMVMAVFAYIYHQSFVVPQSFSAEIILDQILRNLSYEEQRALYMKLGQIFLERQFG; translated from the exons ATGCAAAAGGAAAACATTTCCAATGCTCCGTCAACCCCATCTGGGAGACTGAGGCATCGCAGGCGCTCACATGAG ACTCTTCTTGACCCGAATAAAGCAAATGGAGGTCATTTACTTGTCAATGACCAGAACAAATATAAGTCGATGTTGATCCGTGCATACTCGTCTGTGTGGATGATTGGGGGCTTTGCATTTATCATCTACATGGGCCATCTCTATATCTGGGCCATGGTTGTTGTGATCCAAATCTTTATGGCGAAGGAGTTATTTTGTTTACTCAGAAAAGCTCATGAAGATAGCCACCTTCCAGGATTTAGGCTTTTGAATTG GCATTTTTTCTTCACCGCAATGTTATTTGTCTATGGCCGTATCCTCAGTCAACAACTAGTCAACACCGTGACATCTGATAAATTCTTATACAAGCTTGTCAGCGGCCTCATTAAGTATCAAATGTTCATTTGTTATTTCTTATACATTGCAG GATTTATGTGGTTCATTCTTAccttgaagaagaagatgtacaAGTATCAGTTCGGCCAGTATGCATGGACACATATGATTCTAATTGTTGTGTTCACTCAGTCAGCTTTCACTGTTGCAAATATTTTTGAAGGAATTTTCTG GTTTCTTTTGCCAGCATCACTTATTGTTATCAACGACATTGCTGCATACATATTTGGTTTTTTCTTTGGGAAAACCCCTTTGATCAAGCTATCTCCAAAGAAAACCTGGGAGGGTTTTATTGGTGCATCTGTTACAACTATACTGTCTGCATTTGCA CTAGCAAATGTCATGGGCCGTTTCCAGTGGCTTACATGCCCTAGGAAG GATTTATCAACTGGCTGGCTTTACTGTGATCCTGGTTCCCTATATAAGCCCGATATTTATTCTTTGGCTGCGTGGCTTCCTGAATGG TTTCCATGGAAAGAGGTATCTGTTTTGCCAGTGCAGTTTCATGCTCTTTGTCTTGGTCTATTTGCTTCAATTATAGCACCGTTTGGAGGTTTTTTCGCTAGTGGGTTCAAAAGAGCGTTTAAAATCAAG GATTTTGGCGATAGTATCCCTGGACATGGTGGCATTACAGATAGGATGGATTGCCAG ATGGTGATGGCtgtatttgcatatatatatcaTCAGTCTTTTGTCGTACCTCAGAGCTTTTCTGCCGAGATAATCTTGGATCAG ATATTGAGAAACCTTAGTTACGAGGAACAACGGGCTTTATATATGAAGCTAGGGCAGATCTTTCTCGAGCGGCAAttcggttga